GGGTACAGCATGTATGGCAACTTTATTCTGAATGTTCTATGAATGATCTAAAGCTTacccaaactgaaaaaagtttgaaatcTCATCTGATACGAATCAATTTGAAGGAAAATTTAGTTTTCCCTGATTTGAAGTGTAGTGGATTTTATCTGACATGGCTAGAGCTGGGATTGCGTTTGTTGAGATGTGATTAATGTGTGCTTCTTTGATTCCACAGATCCCGTGGAATTTCCTGGGCTCTTGGAAGATGTGGCCTTATGTTATTCTTCCATcattctcagtgtgtgtgtacatatattgtCTGTATAAACAAGTATAAATACGCATTCACACACCGTACACACATGCGTACTGCCAAAACTGACACAGCCAACTGGCCGCACTCCTGACCATGACTACCAGCGCAAATGTgaagattttttgttttattttttatacatatgtgtTTGGTTCCATGACATTATGGAGCAGTGGAAGAGTAGTGTCCAACAGCAAATGGACCTTTTACACTGCTGAGAATGTTGCTCAGTGGAAAAGAAACCTAACAAACTAGGAAATTAAATCACAAGGATTTGTGCCTAATTGTTACATGTTTTATATGagacatttaaacaaattgcTCACATGTTTGGAACAAAATTTGTTTTGGAATTGCTCATATATGagtaatagatttttttttttgaagttcaaAGTTAGTTTGTCATTCCCAACTGAATGGTACAGtcttacacacagcacagaaaaaaaaatctgttccccAGTATCAGTGGTGAAGTCAAGATCTGAACTCACCACCCAAGTGAGCTGGAGGGCTTTTCCTAGCTCTCTGCACAAAAGGAGGCAAGGACTTAAGGGACACACATCAGACTGGATCTCATGTTTTCAGCATTGCTGAAACTGATTTTAGAAAGTTGTTCTTCCACTCCGCAGACAAAGGGAAAATGTGGAGAGACTACAGTATTGCCCCTCACATACTTGTTCAAGTGGGACACACCGCTCTTGAGACTGTCTGATATAAAGGAGAAAAAGTGCTGTTTTAAAGCACTCATTTATGTAACGGGAGTTCCCTAGTTCCACTGACCTTTTCCTTTCATGCCCAACCTGACAGGATACTTAAGGCTTGACGGTAGGAACAGACAGAAGCTTCATGAATGCCTGTGGATCCACCCATCTGTCAATAATGGAGTTCCCTTCATTATGACATGCACAGTGTTCTCCTTTATGGGACTCTGCTGGGCGTCTTGTCTGCGCCGAATACCTGCACCCTTGTGCCAACATGCATGCTTTTATACGCTTCCCTGAGCGCAAGCCAAGAATACTTAACAGAAAGTAAGATTTTAAGaagagaggattttttttctgctgcacaAGGACTCCTGAGTGAATAAACTTTGGGCAATCATCTAAGACCCCACCTGTGTTCCTCCCTTCGTAGAACCGTCTTGCTTTCCACTACGTTCCACAGAATCACATATTCAAGACGTGTTTTGGATCTAAGAATCGAGTTGAAAATCATTGGAAGATGGCCTCTGAACCACaaacctctctccctccatgaTGCTGTGTATGGAATGgtgttcagtgctgttttcCTTGCTGTGCTAGACTGGGCCTCCTGTTCATGTGTTAACATGCTGCATTCACACGTCTTCACATTGACACTAAGCAGGAGTTGAAACAAAGTCCAGTTCATGTATACATGAAAGTAGGGGTGTTCCTTTATGTAATatgagcaaaatgaaatatatatttttattagaGTATCCATTGTAGATTTGTAGATGAAGTAGTTGCGAGTTTAAGTGTATTTTAGAAGGGAGAAAGCAGAGAATTGGATAAAATGGCtgttaatgaatttaatttccCTCTAATTGGACAGTCATCTTTAAGTGAAGAAAAAGCATTatggatttttccttttcaaaggcTGTTTGAAAGGGTGGGGGGATTATGGGAAGGGCAGAGGGCTTTGGCAGGGTTTTAGAAATAGTATAAAGGTTAATACAACTTGTGTTAAAGCCGACTGCCACTtgtaaaatacagtgtaaaatatATCTGGTTATCAAATGGACTTTGGCACTCAGTGGTTGAAGTTGAACTCATAATTCTCCCTTTCTCATCATGTGTAAATATGGGTGGTGGTCCAGTGATCCAGCCCTCTCATGGATATCAGGAAATTCTACATTGTGATGAATTAAAGTGGGGAAAATTTATCTTTGTTACCCAGATTGTAATTTCCTTTAAATGGGAAGGGATGATGTCATAACCCATAGTGAGCCATCTTGTTTCCAAGATGAGTGTTCTTAAAGAGTGCTGAAATAGCATCTAAAGGCAACATGTTTGCCATCAGGCTTTGAGACTGTATGTCATTCCCAATGGTTATTATGCAACCCTTCGAATGTACAGTTCAAAtagtgctttcattttcagacatgtTCACTGGGCTGTAAGCAGCCATACTGTTCTTTTCAGTTAACAATGTTATAGTTAATCTGTCTGCATCCCTCAAAGTAGCAAATAAACATCTGTGTGACTACAGTATCAGTGCATTTTTGGGAGGGAAGCCTAACGAATGAGAGAGTTTGACTTAAACTGGAGTCCATGACCTGTCTGAAGGTGAGGCATACACAGTAGGAGGTCGCCACAGGAGTGTGCTTTGTTCATTTCTTGGTAGTAACGTCTTGGAgagctctgaaagtgttcaagttaattttttattttttaaaaataaaaatcaatcatgTGGCCTTTTCATTCTCAAGACTTCAAATGTCATGATGGGAAAGTGATACCTTATCAGTGCctgaacattttttcagttaattcTTTATTTCAGGTGTTTTCAAAAGCATAATGTCATGTATTGCTGAGATGTGCGGTACACCTagagtgtttttctttaatttaatgtgGCTTTATAAAAGGAAACTATTACAAGAAGGAAATGGGAATAGGGGAAAAATTGGCATTTTTCCTGTCCATTCATTATGATGGAATATACAACGttcatgaggaaaaaagagcaaaatgttACTTGTTTTGTAgatcttttttaattttcttattattaaaCTGGATTCGACCATTTCTCCAAGCTACTGTTCAGGTAGCATTATGGAGTATGTTTGTCAAgtccttcttttttttgttgttttcttccttgTGTGTTTGATAGCCACTTGACTGGTGTTGCTAGCTGGCCAGGAAGCTTGCAACACAACTGGGTTCAAAGAGACgcttgtttctgtctgtagTTCTGTTTTCCGTCCCCTCAATTCCCCCTCATTCACAAGTTTCCAGCCACGGAGGGGGCTCAGCATGTGGAGCTTTTTGCATTAGACATGTAAACCTGTGGAACAGACTGCAGTCATTAATCATAATCATATCTACAGATTTTTATagatgtattttaatattagaCATCCTTATAAACATGCCTTGATTTGGCCCATATTCAGATTTTCTCTTGTCTGGCCCAAAACCCATGGCTAAAGGTGTTTTGTATGAACCCGTCATGTGGGAAAGCTGTAAATTTCACCATTCATGCCAATCCCCCATTTCTCAGACAAATTTTGTCTTAGGAAATTTCGGAAAGTGTGCCGCTCTTCAGTGGCTGACACCGACTGCTTGTGAAATATTTgatcttcccccccccccctccaagaACAGATattcagatttgttttattgcctGTCCAGGTAAACCATCAGCATGCTTATTATCATTGCAGATGTGCAGGCATGTACCGTAGAGCATGGTAGGTTGCTGGACAGGGAGTAGAATCAATGGAATGTCTGCCTTATGTCTTACACCCTTCCTTAGCACAGACACTTGACAGAACCTGGCGTCTCACACTTACAATGGGGACACAAACCAGCCTGCTGTTGTGTTCTTAGAGTGCCTCCAGTCCCAgtctattttttttatatatataaagtagCTATTGAGAACTGTCCTGTATATAACAGTAATGTAGCaataaatgtgccatttttaataACAGAAGTATACCTTTTTTCAATGTCTGTCTTTTGGAACTTGTAtacttaaaaataaagtaataaaggTTTTACCATAACTTGAAACACAgatgtctctttttttaaaatgcctctGAACCTTGTGATGATGCAGGTTCCAGATGGTGAGTTAATGACAAGTTTGTGGGCATTGTTTTTAACAGCTTAAAGTAACTTGCAGCTGCTGCCAGTACAAATTTATGCTGCTATAGCTCACAGTTTTGGAGTAACGGCGCGACTGACAGTCACTGTCTCAAAGTTCTTATAGTTCTTTTTAATGGTGATTATCCTTTGTCATTGAACTGATCCTAGTGGCCCCACACTAAACTACATCCTCATACCAAGGTACATTTGCAATATAGACCCCTAAAACaccttgtgttttttcattaagctttccttttccttccaaATGAGAGTACAAGCTTTGATCCCTAAATTAGGGTGCGTGACAGtgatttgggaaaaaaaaagagtagtGTAGATTGCAGGTGTATTAAGGCAATCAAATAGCACATCAGCTCCAAGTAGTATTGGAGAGCTTTGATCAATCAAAAACCTTATGTAGACAACCACATGGTTTTAAGGACTAAACCTTGTTTTAGGGGAGGAACAACGAAAAATAGTTTTCTGTTAGTTTCTCTCAACTACAAATAGTTTTCTTCAGTGCTGAGTTGCAAATGTCCCTTCTGCTTATTGTAAAAGAGGGATTATTGACAACATACTGTGACCCAGTGATAGATTTGTCACCATGGAAGggtgttaaaataattttaacacaACAGATGTGGTTTCCTTGGTGAATTCTCCAAGACTTTTGTGTTGAAACGCAACTTAAAATGGATGGTGCAACCATTGAAACAGACACATGCCAACTCCCTGTTGAGCCTGATCAATATTTCCTTCCTATTCAGTTGGGCAGCTAAGCTGCTTATTGGCAGCACACTATCAGGGAAAGACAAAAGAGCAGTCAGGTCCAGGCAAGGGTCATCACACAGTTtggatacacacacaggccaagAGTCAAAGCAGgtatttggacaaaaaaaagatctttcACGGGTGGGCAATTGGAactcaaaacaacatttttccaCACAGCTAGGTCTCCTCAACTCTtcacagcatacacacatgcaggcttCTTTTGTGTGCCCCTGACAAGCAGCTAACCCATGCCAGGTGCATTCAACAAGGGGCAATACTAAAACTAAGAGGGGTTGGAACCACCTCTGGTGAAGATACTTTCCCCACTAACCACTCACCTTACAATACATAAAGTTAAGTTTTTTcaatttgtgtaattttattgtGTACAGATGTATGCGAGTGCTgttataataacaaaaaatgcattcaccAGTCTAATAGAATGCGCTTTCATGCAAATTTATCTGGTAATATAAATGATATAGCTTTATTTCTACAAAGTACTGcagaaaacaatacaatatGAACTTGTTATTTGCACCTTCAGGATAGATAACAACAACTGTACGGGACTGATAATGGTTGCAGGGGACCCTCATTGTGAGTAAGGCAGTGTGTTTACGTGGATCACCTTGAAGATGTTGAGAGCACAAGCCAGCAATAATCATTACAAcaattacttttatttaataattaatgattaTATGATAATCAAAATAGCATGTTAATTTGAATTCTGAAATATTAGGACAGATGAAGATATTATTATTTCTGCAATATTATTTGTGCAAATATagttttttgtgtaaaaatgtatgcttttcCTCTTATCATCTTACCAAGTGGCCTGTTTGGTTGTCAGTTATATGTTTGCAGTGAATGCTTGATGACCAGTTCCAGAACATTATTTACTTAcattatattctttttttctctcaacatAGGTTGGTGACACAATGAATCAAACACTGACTTTGATATCTCAAACTTTGAATTCTGCTCAGtgataatgttttaaatgataaagttttaaatgtttcaaagtGTAGCATGAAGCCATATTTTCATATACCGAAAAATACATCTCGTTGTCTCATTTATCTCGGagatgtttgcttttgtttgccCTGCAATCCTTACTGTTTGcagctttattattattattattattattattattattattatcattagtagtagtagtatagtTTGTATGGTGTCCTTATTGAGAGTGAACAAAGAGATAGTTGAAATCTCATTGGAGAGATtaagaacataaaacatttacacagctacTTGAATCCAAGCAGAGACAGGACATCATAATGTTGCTGAAAAAGAAGAAGCTATTCTTATGCAATAACCCCATATGTAATgtattgggaaaaaaattatgTCTACATTTTAGACAACAATTCTTGACagattctcatttttaaaaatgaagtcacTCATTGGATAGCTTTCATGCCGTTGCCTCCTGTGTTCCAGCAGCCTGTACTTGTCTGCAGTGTGGACACTCTGGATGGATGTATGCAGCATCTGCAATTCTGTCATCTGTGGgaatactgaaaaacatttggtTTGTATATTTTAGGAAGCATCTGTGGGTGGCTGTGTAaagtatttgcatttacatttattcatttggcagatgcttttatccaaagcgacttacaagtgaggtataATACAACACcagtgaaaaaccatacagagtcaacaataatagaagcactgcatgaccaggtttcaatggttggccaggcaaggtacaaactagcaggtaaagctaacgagtgcattaaatcattacattacactttttctttaattaaattttattttataatttagtaggagacagttcCTTcggggggtagtgtttcagatgctcaggtgagagtggaagaactgtgtcttcagatgtttcttgaagacagacagggactcagcagaatggatgaagtgtggaagttcatttcaccattaggggacaacggcggagaaagtcctggatagtgattttacgCAGcgatgcgacgggaccaccaggcgcTGTTCGGTGGTAGAGCGTAGCggtcaggtaggtaggtgcagttttgttggtcactctgtatgcaagcatcaaggctTTGAACTTGATacaggcagctacagggagccagtggagtgagaccacgagaggtgtaacatgagccctttttggaTGAAACCTTTttgaaaaccagatgtgcagccgcattctgtatcaactgcagaggtttaatagtgcatgcaggtacgccagccaagagagcattgcagtagtccagtcttgagatgaccagtgcctggacaaggagctgcgcagcatACTCAGAGAGGTAaggcctgattttcctgatgttgtacagcgtGAATATGCATGATCTGGTAGTCATAGCAATGTGGTCGGTAAATTTTAGCTCGTCATCAATCACTAaccccaggttccttgcagacctggaaGGAGTTAGTGTCGTTAAGCCTAGCTGAATGGTGATGTGGTGCTGGATCGATGGGCTGGCTGGAAtgactaggagctcagtcttgcatatgttgagttgaaggtggcgctctttcatccaggctgagatgtctgagagacaggcagagatctgTGCTGAGACCGTGAGTTCATCAGGTTGTAacgagaggtagagctgggtgtcattggcatagcagtggtaggagaagccagGCGCCTGGATGACCAGACCCAGTGCAGTTGTGtatagagagaagaggagggggccaagtaccaatccctgaggtaccccagtggttagcTGGGACTTAgactccccacccctccaggaTACCTTGAAggatctgtctgtgtttaaacatttaacacatttcattgaAGCATGTAATAGTCATATTGTGCATGTTGTTGATCTCGGGTATTACTGACTGTCCCATCAATACATTGGCTTTGTATTACAACACAAGTGTATACAGTGTAAAAATTGCCTTTTGGTACACTTCATAGCAGtattaactgtaaaaaaaatctatcaccACAGTACACAGTCTCTCAGTATATCTAAAACATATTCTAATACATTCATTAACTAGTTACAACAAAAAACGGCACCCATCTAGTCTGGCACACCTTATTTTATTGTAATCACACAAATTAAACACTGTTATTAAACATTCTCCAAGCATTTGAGTGGTTCATGAGGTGTAGCACATACCACACATGGGATAAGACATGTAATTGTCACTGAATAAATAGTGATAGTGATAGTTTCAGAACAAGCTGAGCACATTCctttaaaatgagaaatctGACTGTAACACCTGTACTGTCAAAATGGGACAGAAAACTTGCTAGCATGCTATAAATTACGTGAGTATGATCAAATCAGGTGCTAACTTGCAAGGGCATGGTGCATTTGCAGATTTGAAATGCTAATGAAAAGTCACCTGAAGAGTGAGGTTAAGTTCCTTCTCACAGCAATGTCCAACAAATTTTTCAGGGTGGATCTTATTAACACCAACACAATTTACACTTCAACAAGTTTGCTGATCATCAAAAGACATATGTTTTTGAAGCTACAACTGGTGTATCactacaaaaaaaggaaaaaagttgaGCACTCATGCATAAATCGATAAATACAAATACTATTCTTTGTAAACCTGTAGAAACCTTTTACACTTGTAAAACAGGTCtgtttttaaagttatttcTATTTGAATGAAGCCATGTTACTCTAAACTTTTTTAGTCCCAATACTTCACTGAGGACTGTTTCTTGCACTAAACAGGGAGCCAAATTACACAAAAAGGTCTAATGAACATTCCATGAGTTTGCTTTGGAACCAATCTTGTTCAGTTTGCATGAGTTGATGTGGCCCAATTTGTGTAGTTTAACGTTTTATATCATTaccaataatttaatgtagcgttttttattgttgtagcACTGCTGACATTTCctgagaataaaaatgaaaaaccattAGGAGATTTGTCTGCTATCGGGGCAATATAATGCGCTTTGCATGTCAGACAAGGTGTGACTTGAAGAATAAAACGAATATTGTTATTTTGAGGTGTGCTACACCTTTAAGACTGCTTTACGGTCGTCTTGAATTTTAGACACTGCGTAGATTCTGCGCAGATTCACTCGTCTCCTATACTGTGTGGATAAGATAAACTGATTGCAACGAACATTGATACCTGAAGGGTTCAGGATCTTGGAATAGCACGCCACCCTTAACCCCTACAATGGTTACGGTTACTAACGGATtatattttaatcaatttttcGTAGAGGCTGCTTGGACTCGCCGCCCTTTAAACAATCTCATCCTATTGACGGAGCGCACTGTTTAGGGATCCACATACTATAAAGATTAGTGAATCCGTGCAGCATCTGCGCAGTATTGATAAAGAAGGCAATACCTTTGATAAACGGAGGTAAGTACTTTCATGATGCGTGATAGTAAATACATCACATGTCCTGATCTGCCATGTGTAAAGAAgcgtttgttttatttcaggcGTATAATTCACGTGCTTAAGTTCTTGTTCACTCAAAACTACATCTGAACGctatataaaagaaaaaaaatccagtagcgctatttaattatttcattctgGCGCTCCGGGCAACTTTGGGTCCTAGCACAGACATCTAGGCCTCGCGCATAGAGGAAGGTCAGATTGGAAAATGCTAACCAAGTTGATTGGACCCAAGTACATTTCGATCCTTAGGACGTGGTAAGGGGCAAATAGGGCAAGATTCGGTGTCCACCTCATTTTACTTACAaacttaattttgttttcaagttTCACAGGTTACCAGTTTTGTTGGCCATAGATGTCCTTTTCGAGCTTAATGTCGCAGAATGTTGCTAACGATCAGTTTTGGTAGCAAACATTTACTAATGATCTTTTGTCACATTTAATAGGGGTAACTGAGTTCACTAATATTTAACTGTCTATGTACTGTACCTTAActgtgaaatgatgaaatatttcaaaaatgtaatcataaaAATCATACTTGACCATGAGACGTAGCTCGGTAGTctgtttagttagctagctagtccaGCTGTCTATCGTTATATTACTTACATCTAAATACTACTCTGTCCAGCTaggtaacattagctagctcgctagtcatttcattttgattttggtgaCGGTGAGTTTTACGCGACTGATGAGTTGTCTGACTTGTTCAAGGTTGAATGTAGTTGTTATGTACAATAGCTACCAAGCTAGTTAGATAGCCAACGTCGGACGTGGTTCACGTTTGACAGGGAACATGCTAGTTGGCAACACATTTTGTGGTAAACAAGACATCCACGTAACGTTGCTGTGTCACTACGCTTTCATGCCTGTTCTTTTCTGCTTAACTTAGTTAATATTGtgtgcttatttgttttttaatctttgtaCCACAAGTTCAGCCATTAGTTTTATTGAGAAAACGCAACGCCTGCTGTCAGGAAATACCTGTGCGATaaagtatatttttcttttcctggggAACTTCATAAAATGTGACACAAACAGTTTGGCGAGAATGTTCACGTTTGGTCGCGGAAGTCGATTGTATTGGTTCAATTTGTTGCAATCTGACCTTCACCTTTTTtatcaaagcattttaaagacatttttaaagggaCAAAAACCTGTAAACCTGATGCTGTTGAGGTatggttacaattttacccaactggtgtaattacactgtattgGGAACACACTGGACAGAAGTAGCCCAATGTCTGTGAATTTTAATgttcccctgtctctcctttttGTCAAGGGTTCCTACGATGGCTTGCTGGGGAGCAGTAGGTGGAGTGGCACTGGTCCACTTCACAGACTGGAGGCTGATTCTTGATTATGTGCCCTATGTCAATGGCAAATTCAAGAAGGATGAGTAACTGCTCATTGTGATGCTGTGGCATGGTACGTGGAGTGCAGGAAGTGTTCCATGTGTCTGTCCAAattataatgtattaatatGAACATAATGTTGACAGATTATGGGATGTTGTGATGGGAGCACTGTGAGAGGCCAGATAATCCCACTGTGTTATGTTGACCAATGTGCTGACAATGTGTCTTTCTCCAGGATGGTGACGTGTGGATGGGCAGGTCCTGCGTTGGCTGATATGTGGCGCTCGGACACTGCAACCTGAGGGCTTGACTTgtcatgtttgatatttttcctctgtattttgctatttatatgaataaacatttattcTTCTTACAGAATCTGTCAAATCTTTCAGTTTGCACACTGACAACTGACagtttgtctaagaaacaccTGATGCATAAAATGAACTGttgaaaatgatgaatttaATGAGATGGCCAATCTACCCTGCTAAATCATCCTGCTCTGAGCAAACACTGGCTTATTAAATATCCATTTTTAACTCAGTTTGATTCCCACTCTGAACATGGTGTCATACAGTTCAAGCCCTCAAGAATGTAATGGCTGCCAACTGTaaatcaaatatgaataaatatattatatattctatAATATTTTCAtagcaaaataaacacatacttGTTAAAACCAATCCTGTGCAATGCTTTATGTTATCAACTGTCTCACTGGAAGGCACATGAGTGAATATGTGGCCTACTCATTCTGTATATACAGGCATTTGTATTAGTGAAgaaatgcattgtaaatatgCCATTCTCTGGTTTACACAAAAATGGAAAGGACAGGCAGCATTTATCTGTAATTGCAATTTGACACCAGTTCGGATCTGTCCCGCAGATTCTAAAGGTCATTAGTCTCGTGTAGGGGTGCAGATCTTTTCCATGATATTATGTGACAAAACTGGCCAGTAGAACATTGTCAACTGGAAAGGTCGAACGAaatatacagaaagaaaaacgtACATGGAACAATACCGATGAAAGCAATGTTATAATGGAGTAAAATTGCGGAGTTGACGATGGTGGGTATATATTATCCTTACATATGCTAATCTTAGAGGGACTTCTATGACATACCACGAACTAATTTATGTGATATTTCATGGAAATGCAAGATGCATTGTAACGTTTTAGGCGCCCCCGCCCCGTGCTATAGCAGCGCCTCACTAGGTATCCCCGCCTCCTTTGCTGTCCACTACCAGTCCGCTTTAATCTGGCATCGTTTTTCCACACTGCTTGCACTGATGATGTCCTTCATTTCTCTCATCGAAGGGGGAGGGGAATAAGAGGCAAGGGGAGAAGGGATTAAACACATCCACCGAAAGAGAGAAATCGAGATACTTTGCGAAATGGACAAAAACGAGTAAGTACCAACAGGAGTGGGGGGCAATGTTATATACAGAACGATATTTTAACAATTGAAATGAGCGTGAAGTGACGGGTTGTTCTCTGGCAGGGGCTATAAAGTGTATTTTATCACGGTAAAGCCTTGGACAGTCGTTTAGACAGATTTTCATAGATCTTTCGTCTTTGGCTGCAAATGAGTCGGAGGAATGCACTGGCGTTCTTAAACTCGCAATCGGGGGGAATTATAAAATACACTTGGCGTTAAAAGGTCTAGTTACTGTTTTAGAAAACCTTTCTGTCTTGTCAATCGAATGTATTTTCTGTAAGAACGAACATAATTCCTACCCCCTTGTTTTTCTGGAACAATAAAATAGATGGCTACATCTTCTCGTGCAATTAAAGATAGTCTCTTTAATTAAATTGCCCATTTTCTAAACAGAGTAAATCTGTCAAATTGATGAAATATATGTGTACTTGCGATTGTTTTGTGGTGCGCATAATTTGCGGCATCTACTTATAAATATTGACCGGTGTCTGATACGTGCTTTGTTGTAATGACAAGACGAcagctgttaaaatgtgttataatgCATTCGAGTCTTTTGAATATCGTTTGATAGGCTGTTGCAAACCTTGCTTCTCAGTCATAAACGTTTGCTAAAACAATGATAAACCAAACGTCAGTAGATATTGATGCtataaaatgtcacagaaaatgagttatttaaaatgatcattttatggTTGTGACGATACTTGGTTGCTACACGAAACAATCACCATATGCAAAATCTACATATAGATTGTATAGCCTATAGACAACACAAACACCTTCGTGCTGGGTACTATGTGTATCCATATATGCGTTAAGGTAGTAGCTCGCCGGTTTACCAACGGATGACTGTAGACAGGACAGTTTAGTATTATCATAGTAGTAACAGTAGCTTTagaagtatttttatttcactgtattttgaGTCGAGCGGAGGTATCCTTCTTTGCCCCCACGAGACAGGCAGGTAGTGATGCGGCTCTGAGTAACGCGGAGCGATTTGCTCAGCGACAAAGAGATGCGATATttgagagaaaggagagaacagtgaaacagtgaaggAAAAGCGCAGGTATTGAAGCGATGAAGGAAATCAAGCGTAAAGCCATttaagctgtttgtttttaatacaaacaAGCGCACTAACAAAGCGAGAAACGAACAGTAAAGACTCGTCTCCACTTCGGCGGATTAAAACCCGGGAGAAGCATGGAGAGGAAAAGGTGGGAGTGCTCGGCTCTCCCCAAGGGCTGGAAAAGGGAAGAAG
The nucleotide sequence above comes from Megalops cyprinoides isolate fMegCyp1 chromosome 2, fMegCyp1.pri, whole genome shotgun sequence. Encoded proteins:
- the LOC118773218 gene encoding cytochrome b-c1 complex subunit 10-like, which translates into the protein MLTKLIGPKYISILRTWVPTMACWGAVGGVALVHFTDWRLILDYVPYVNGKFKKDE